A genomic region of Exiguobacterium sp. Helios contains the following coding sequences:
- a CDS encoding alpha/beta fold hydrolase, translating into MERIVDTADGRFDTRLTGTGNVTFILDHGMMSSHYQWGWLRGELLKQGRVFEYSRLGYGRSTRGKTKRLFTQQADELERVLALLGIKGPFVFIGHSLGAYISLELGRRRPDETAGIVLLDPSHPEVDAELPNWYERTQEEWNRFLYVLSHVRPLAWLIPDDLGARMFTSLPEADRIPMWRNMARKNHWRGTLDEWQAVEANNQHVLEVVEHITPPVLVLSASDWAGGMPENWLNPELTKRINAAHERFAASLPDAEFHVIPDTNHYTIAGFSEEAATTIVRLIRNAFFK; encoded by the coding sequence ATGGAACGGATTGTCGATACAGCAGACGGCCGCTTTGATACACGCTTGACGGGGACGGGCAATGTGACATTCATTCTTGATCACGGGATGATGTCGAGTCATTACCAATGGGGCTGGCTCCGCGGAGAATTGTTGAAACAGGGACGGGTCTTTGAATACTCCCGACTCGGTTACGGTCGATCGACCCGTGGCAAAACGAAACGGTTGTTTACGCAACAAGCGGACGAACTGGAACGGGTCCTCGCGTTGCTTGGGATTAAAGGACCGTTCGTCTTCATCGGGCATTCACTCGGCGCCTACATCTCGCTTGAACTCGGACGCCGCCGTCCGGACGAGACGGCCGGAATCGTTCTGCTCGATCCGTCGCATCCGGAAGTCGATGCCGAACTGCCGAACTGGTACGAACGGACGCAGGAGGAATGGAACCGCTTTTTGTATGTTTTAAGTCATGTCCGGCCACTCGCCTGGCTGATTCCGGATGATCTCGGCGCGCGGATGTTTACGAGTCTGCCGGAAGCCGACCGCATTCCGATGTGGCGGAATATGGCACGGAAAAACCACTGGCGGGGGACGCTCGATGAGTGGCAGGCAGTCGAAGCGAATAATCAGCACGTCTTGGAAGTCGTCGAGCATATCACGCCTCCGGTCCTCGTGTTATCCGCATCGGACTGGGCCGGCGGAATGCCTGAGAACTGGCTGAACCCGGAACTGACGAAGCGAATCAATGCGGCGCATGAACGGTTTGCTGCGAGTCTGCCGGACGCGGAATTTCACGTCATTCCGGACACGAATCATTATACGATTGCCGGTTTTTCGGAAGAGGCTGCGACAACGATCGTCCGCTTGATCCGCAACGCCTTTTTTAAATAA
- a CDS encoding GTP-binding protein has protein sequence MNPIPITVLSGYLGAGKTTVLNHLLNNRQGRKLAIIVNDMSEVNIDAVLIEQGGFSRTEESFVTLSNGCICCTLRDDLLLEVRRLVDQGDIDGIVIESSGISEPIPVAQTFTYLDEDSRIDLTETTKINAMVTVIDGYRFLKDFESGESLIERQQAVDETDVREVVDLLVDQVEFADIILLNKIDRLTESEKHDVTSYLKALNPIAKLIETTHGQVDPAEILDVDLFDFEQAAASAGWIRELNAEEHVPETEEYGISSFVYKRDVPFHPERLMALIEAWPEEIVRAKGFVYLATRPEIALLFHQAGYASNMEYAGRFESVADRRTELVLIGIGFDQVTLEAEFDTCLVQEDETDWASLSDPIPGRELYDLNFSK, from the coding sequence ATGAATCCGATTCCGATCACCGTCTTGTCCGGCTACCTGGGTGCCGGCAAGACAACTGTATTAAATCATCTGTTGAACAACCGGCAAGGACGCAAGCTTGCCATCATCGTCAACGATATGAGTGAAGTCAATATCGATGCCGTGTTGATTGAACAAGGCGGCTTTTCACGGACGGAAGAATCATTCGTGACGCTATCGAACGGTTGCATCTGCTGTACGCTGCGGGACGATTTATTACTCGAAGTCCGGCGCCTCGTTGATCAAGGCGATATCGACGGCATCGTCATCGAATCGAGCGGAATTTCGGAACCGATTCCGGTCGCCCAGACGTTTACATACCTGGATGAAGACAGTCGGATCGATTTGACGGAGACGACGAAAATCAATGCGATGGTGACGGTCATCGACGGCTATCGTTTTCTGAAAGACTTTGAATCCGGTGAATCGTTGATTGAGCGGCAACAGGCGGTCGACGAGACCGACGTCCGGGAAGTCGTCGATCTCCTCGTCGATCAGGTCGAGTTCGCGGATATCATTTTGCTGAACAAGATCGACCGGTTGACCGAGTCGGAAAAACATGATGTCACAAGCTACTTAAAGGCGCTCAATCCGATCGCCAAACTGATTGAGACGACCCACGGGCAAGTCGATCCGGCTGAGATTCTTGACGTTGATCTGTTTGACTTCGAACAGGCGGCAGCAAGTGCCGGCTGGATCCGTGAGCTGAACGCCGAGGAACACGTCCCGGAAACGGAAGAATACGGCATCAGCTCGTTCGTCTATAAGCGCGATGTCCCGTTTCATCCCGAACGGTTGATGGCGTTGATTGAAGCCTGGCCGGAAGAAATCGTTCGCGCGAAGGGCTTTGTTTACCTTGCGACCCGTCCGGAAATCGCCTTGCTGTTCCATCAGGCGGGATATGCGTCGAATATGGAATATGCCGGACGCTTCGAGTCAGTCGCGGATCGCCGGACGGAACTCGTTTTGATCGGGATTGGTTTCGATCAGGTAACGCTTGAAGCAGAGTTCGACACCTGTCTTGTTCAAGAGGACGAAACGGATTGGGCCAGCCTGAGTGATCCGATTCCGGGACGCGAGCTGTACGATCTGAATTTTTCAAAATAG
- a CDS encoding cardiolipin synthase, whose amino-acid sequence MRNRILQFALVFLVAGGIIWGLYQLGYLFYVLTISATVVPLAVIMIIFIENRTAESTIAWFLVLIFLPILGVIIWMMFGRNPRRRRRNRRSHDERMLLKQAIRPVRSLAVSELPPNHLKLANTIRNFGGGGVDVHTASQILTNGNETFPEILRMIRSAKHHVHIQYYIYRNDETGQAIREALIDRLNDGVEVRFMFDGLGSYMLGEGFLKPLREAGAKIAAYDPISSPLFIFTANFRNHRKIVVVDGKIGFTGGLNVGDEYDGKSKKFGFWRDTHLRLEGRAVKELQATFLDDWLYAHLEGSDTWETFAGEGAIDQYFPKHDVETDGAVQVVTSGPTSKDPAIRNALIAAIISAQRSIWISTPYLIPDNETMTLLRLAARAGLDVRILTPGKGDSFTSYYGTRSYFGPLLKDGVKIYTYNRHFIHAKLFLVDGKIAVVGTANMDIRSFVLNYELMAFMYDSESAARLERDFIDDFDVSIQLSSADYLKRPMRFRIFESFSRLISPLL is encoded by the coding sequence GTGCGCAATCGGATTTTACAGTTCGCGCTCGTGTTTTTAGTCGCAGGCGGAATCATTTGGGGACTATACCAATTGGGCTACCTGTTTTATGTTTTGACGATTTCCGCGACCGTTGTACCCTTGGCCGTCATCATGATTATCTTCATCGAGAACCGGACGGCGGAGTCGACGATTGCCTGGTTTTTAGTTTTGATCTTCTTACCGATTCTCGGTGTCATCATCTGGATGATGTTCGGGCGCAATCCGCGCCGCCGTCGCCGGAACCGGCGGTCGCACGATGAACGGATGTTGCTTAAACAGGCAATCCGTCCCGTCCGGTCGCTCGCGGTCAGTGAGTTGCCGCCGAACCACCTGAAGCTTGCCAATACGATCCGTAACTTTGGCGGTGGTGGGGTCGACGTCCATACAGCCAGTCAAATCCTGACGAACGGCAACGAGACGTTCCCGGAAATTCTACGGATGATCCGCTCCGCCAAGCATCATGTTCACATCCAGTATTACATTTACCGGAACGACGAGACCGGGCAGGCGATCCGCGAAGCATTGATTGACCGGTTGAACGACGGAGTCGAAGTCCGGTTCATGTTTGACGGTCTTGGCAGTTACATGCTCGGCGAAGGATTTTTGAAACCGCTCCGGGAAGCCGGGGCGAAGATTGCCGCCTACGATCCGATTTCCAGTCCGTTGTTCATCTTTACGGCGAACTTCCGCAATCACCGGAAAATCGTTGTCGTCGATGGAAAAATCGGTTTTACCGGGGGGCTGAACGTCGGCGACGAGTATGACGGAAAAAGTAAGAAGTTCGGCTTTTGGCGCGATACCCACCTCCGGCTCGAAGGACGGGCCGTCAAGGAACTGCAGGCGACGTTCCTTGACGATTGGCTCTACGCCCATTTAGAAGGCAGTGATACGTGGGAGACGTTTGCCGGCGAAGGGGCAATCGATCAGTACTTCCCGAAACACGATGTCGAGACCGACGGCGCGGTCCAAGTGGTGACGAGTGGACCGACGTCAAAAGATCCGGCGATCCGGAACGCTTTGATTGCCGCCATCATTTCGGCTCAGCGGTCAATTTGGATTTCAACACCGTATTTGATTCCCGATAACGAGACGATGACACTGCTCCGTCTCGCGGCCCGTGCCGGACTCGATGTTCGGATTCTGACACCGGGTAAGGGGGACAGTTTTACGTCCTACTATGGAACACGGTCTTATTTCGGACCCTTGCTAAAAGACGGAGTCAAAATTTATACGTACAACCGTCATTTCATCCATGCCAAACTGTTTCTCGTCGACGGAAAGATTGCCGTCGTCGGAACGGCGAACATGGATATCCGGAGTTTCGTCTTGAACTACGAACTGATGGCCTTCATGTATGATTCCGAGAGTGCGGCCCGGCTCGAGCGCGATTTCATCGATGATTTCGACGTCTCGATTCAGTTGTCCTCGGCGGATTATCTCAAACGGCCGATGCGGTTCCGGATCTTTGAATCGTTCTCCCGTTTGATTTCGCCATTGTTATGA
- a CDS encoding glycoside hydrolase family 31 protein, with protein sequence MRTIDESHFYTRDMKPLARPEAIVQGDTYRFTVLTSRLIRLEYAADGRFEDRPTQTVWNRDFPVPSYRIVEDETELQIITEHVHLHYTKGPFASNTLYIDVLGNFSTYYSRYTFGGPLRTLKGTARTLDHADGEIPLEEGIISRQGYAAIDDSASFVLTEDHFVEPRQEGAQDIYYFGYGHDYKQALKDFYRLTGPTPMLPRQVLGNWWSRYWRYNEKEYKDLMTRFKAEDVPFSVSVIDMDWHVTDIPEKYGSGWTGYTWNRDLFPDPKGFLQWLKADDRMVTLNLHPADGVRGFEESYEAMAVALGVDPDTEDRIPFDFSDRDFIEHYFTKLHHPHEEDGVDFWWIDWQQGANSKMKGLDPLWMLNHYHALDIARDGNRPLIFSRYAGPGSHRYPVGFSGDTLISWASLKFQPYFTATASNIGYGWWSHDIGGHQRGEKDDELSTRWLQYGVFSPIMRLHSTMSIFNGKEPWRYSVESEQVMKKYLRLRHQLVPYIYTMNARNHFDGLPLVSPMYYEHPEEELAYAVPNQYYFGTELMVTPIVEPMNPKLHVAATTAWLPEGEWFDFFTGHRYSGGKQMRLFRKLEDQGVLAKAGAIVPLGQHLEHSNALHNPEHLELLVFPGASNRFTLFEDDNVGVAHRDGENVETAFELDWAARTLTIATPFGKRELLPEKREVTLILRGVNEGHVSRDGEVLPSRYDHQTQSLSVDLGELGETQVLSLQVDMSTNDNRMERLYTFLDQAEIGYDLKDRLYRLLSQRLDPVNMMHQLQALDLEKDLVDCLLEIMLF encoded by the coding sequence ATGCGCACAATTGACGAATCCCATTTCTATACCCGAGACATGAAACCATTGGCACGACCGGAAGCGATTGTTCAAGGAGACACTTACCGCTTCACCGTTCTCACCAGTCGTCTGATTCGACTCGAGTACGCAGCAGACGGTCGATTTGAAGATCGTCCGACCCAAACCGTCTGGAACCGCGATTTTCCGGTCCCCTCGTATCGAATTGTCGAGGACGAGACGGAACTGCAAATCATCACGGAACACGTCCATTTGCATTATACGAAAGGACCTTTTGCGTCGAACACCCTCTACATCGACGTCCTTGGAAACTTCAGTACGTATTACAGCCGCTACACGTTCGGCGGACCCCTCCGGACTCTTAAGGGGACGGCGCGGACGCTTGACCATGCCGACGGTGAGATTCCGCTCGAAGAAGGAATCATCTCCCGCCAAGGCTACGCGGCAATCGATGACTCGGCGTCATTCGTCCTGACGGAAGACCACTTCGTCGAACCGCGTCAGGAAGGGGCGCAGGACATCTATTACTTCGGTTACGGCCATGATTATAAACAAGCCCTAAAGGACTTTTACCGTCTGACCGGTCCGACGCCGATGTTGCCGCGGCAAGTGCTCGGAAACTGGTGGAGCCGGTACTGGAGGTACAACGAAAAAGAATACAAAGATTTGATGACCCGCTTCAAGGCGGAGGATGTTCCATTCTCAGTCAGCGTCATCGACATGGACTGGCATGTGACGGATATTCCGGAGAAATACGGCAGCGGCTGGACGGGCTATACGTGGAACCGTGATTTGTTCCCGGATCCGAAAGGCTTCCTGCAGTGGCTGAAAGCGGACGACCGGATGGTGACGCTCAACCTTCACCCGGCGGACGGAGTCCGTGGTTTTGAAGAGTCTTATGAAGCAATGGCCGTTGCGTTGGGTGTCGACCCGGATACGGAAGACCGGATTCCGTTTGACTTCTCGGACCGCGACTTCATTGAACATTACTTCACGAAACTCCATCATCCGCACGAAGAGGATGGTGTCGACTTCTGGTGGATCGACTGGCAACAGGGGGCGAACTCAAAGATGAAAGGGCTCGATCCGCTTTGGATGCTCAATCATTACCATGCGCTCGATATCGCGCGTGACGGCAATCGTCCGCTGATTTTCTCACGCTATGCCGGACCCGGCAGTCATCGCTATCCGGTCGGTTTCTCAGGCGATACGTTAATTTCCTGGGCATCACTCAAGTTCCAACCGTACTTCACGGCGACGGCATCAAACATCGGTTACGGCTGGTGGAGTCATGATATCGGCGGTCACCAGCGCGGGGAAAAGGACGATGAACTGTCGACCCGCTGGCTACAGTACGGCGTATTCAGCCCGATTATGCGTCTGCACAGTACGATGAGTATCTTTAACGGGAAAGAACCGTGGCGGTATTCGGTCGAATCGGAACAAGTGATGAAGAAGTATTTACGACTTCGTCATCAGCTCGTGCCGTACATCTATACGATGAACGCCCGCAATCACTTTGACGGCTTACCACTCGTCTCTCCGATGTATTATGAACATCCGGAAGAAGAACTCGCCTACGCGGTGCCGAACCAGTACTATTTCGGGACGGAACTGATGGTCACGCCGATCGTCGAACCGATGAATCCGAAGCTGCACGTCGCGGCGACAACGGCCTGGTTACCGGAAGGGGAATGGTTTGATTTCTTCACCGGTCACCGCTACTCGGGCGGCAAACAGATGCGTCTGTTCCGTAAGCTCGAGGATCAAGGCGTCCTCGCGAAAGCCGGAGCCATCGTTCCGCTCGGTCAACACCTCGAACATTCGAACGCGCTCCACAATCCGGAGCATCTCGAACTGCTTGTCTTCCCGGGGGCGTCGAACCGCTTCACGTTATTTGAGGATGATAACGTCGGTGTCGCGCACCGCGACGGGGAAAATGTCGAGACGGCCTTTGAACTCGACTGGGCGGCCCGGACGTTGACGATTGCAACGCCGTTCGGTAAACGGGAACTGTTGCCGGAAAAACGTGAAGTGACACTGATCCTGCGTGGTGTCAACGAAGGACACGTCTCACGGGACGGAGAAGTGCTGCCGAGCCGTTATGATCATCAGACCCAATCGTTGTCGGTTGATCTTGGTGAACTCGGTGAGACGCAAGTCCTGTCGCTGCAGGTCGACATGTCGACGAACGATAACCGGATGGAGCGGCTCTATACCTTCCTCGACCAGGCGGAAATCGGTTATGATCTGAAAGACCGCCTGTACCGTTTGTTGTCCCAACGACTCGATCCGGTCAATATGATGCATCAGTTGCAGGCCCTGGATCTTGAGAAGGATCTGGTCGACTGTCTGCTTGAAATCATGTTGTTCTAA
- a CDS encoding DUF1643 domain-containing protein → MTQPDRSSLTIEESSIRVKTTFDEAKTKRYLRSYIFDDVTDGAYVAALIYTPRTTDAFLSGTTTQRAYNLMKKHIEDPIKQYDIISLMPDLLVSEDLPFAQASFDEINYEFIEQTLRRVKETNGVVLCGWGSPGRLMHHLPAYEKLFDQYADILYCSGITSKGEPNHLRLTVDDSPMITYQDMKLKAKKLKRK, encoded by the coding sequence ATGACACAACCCGATCGTTCGTCATTGACGATTGAGGAATCGTCAATCCGCGTCAAGACGACGTTTGACGAAGCAAAAACAAAACGCTATCTCCGGAGTTACATCTTTGATGATGTGACGGACGGCGCGTACGTGGCCGCCCTGATTTACACACCGCGGACGACGGATGCTTTTTTATCCGGAACGACGACGCAGCGTGCGTATAATTTGATGAAGAAACACATTGAAGATCCAATCAAACAATACGATATCATCAGCCTGATGCCGGACCTGCTTGTCAGTGAAGATTTACCGTTCGCTCAAGCCAGTTTCGACGAAATCAATTACGAGTTCATCGAACAGACGTTACGCCGGGTCAAGGAAACGAATGGTGTCGTCTTGTGCGGTTGGGGTTCACCCGGCCGCCTGATGCACCATTTGCCGGCTTATGAAAAGCTGTTTGACCAGTATGCCGACATTCTGTATTGTTCCGGTATCACATCAAAAGGTGAACCGAACCATCTCCGGTTGACCGTCGACGACAGCCCGATGATCACTTATCAGGATATGAAGTTGAAGGCGAAGAAATTAAAACGTAAATGA
- a CDS encoding lytic transglycosylase domain-containing protein: MRKVFRLSILFVLIVLIGSSIIYWQNRERVQNELYRTYYGQYGVPAENIDIYEQAGDRYEVDWKLLAAIHRVETIFSKSSAMQSSVGAIGPFQFMPKTWVGWGYEGGTSLGDIEHDGIDLTDPEAIKQYGGLGVDANGDGKADPTDLTDSAHTAAKYLNQHDVTKRSDRGTLETALFEYNRSEQYVIDVLDQYDAYQQKIELIDANDLDFKQQTLAQLLRISLRLTN, from the coding sequence ATGCGAAAAGTTTTTCGATTAAGCATCTTGTTCGTACTGATCGTCCTCATCGGTAGTAGCATCATCTACTGGCAAAACCGGGAACGCGTCCAAAATGAGCTGTATCGCACCTATTATGGACAGTACGGTGTCCCAGCCGAGAATATCGACATCTACGAACAAGCCGGTGACCGGTACGAGGTCGATTGGAAGTTACTTGCCGCGATTCACCGCGTCGAGACCATCTTCTCGAAATCGTCCGCGATGCAGTCTTCTGTCGGCGCAATCGGCCCTTTTCAGTTCATGCCGAAAACGTGGGTCGGTTGGGGGTATGAAGGTGGAACGTCACTTGGCGACATCGAGCATGACGGAATTGATTTGACCGATCCAGAAGCCATCAAACAATATGGTGGCCTTGGCGTCGATGCAAACGGAGACGGTAAAGCCGATCCGACAGATTTGACGGACAGCGCCCACACGGCAGCAAAGTACCTCAATCAGCATGACGTCACGAAACGGTCTGACCGAGGAACGCTTGAAACTGCCCTGTTTGAATACAATCGCAGTGAACAGTATGTCATTGACGTCCTCGACCAATACGATGCCTATCAACAAAAAATCGAATTGATTGATGCGAACGATCTCGATTTCAAACAACAGACACTTGCCCAACTCCTTCGCATCAGCTTACGTTTGACCAACTAA
- a CDS encoding DUF2922 family protein: MEHTIVLTFDTLLKKPYRLRLTGAKPDTSVAEIKALGQLMVDHDPFHDGLVKLSQAELQNSSESPYVI, translated from the coding sequence ATGGAACACACGATTGTTTTGACATTCGATACGTTACTTAAAAAACCGTACCGCTTACGTCTGACGGGTGCGAAACCAGACACGTCGGTCGCCGAGATCAAGGCGCTCGGACAATTGATGGTCGACCACGATCCGTTTCATGACGGGCTCGTCAAGTTGAGCCAAGCCGAGCTGCAAAACAGTTCGGAATCGCCTTACGTCATTTAA
- a CDS encoding DUF1659 domain-containing protein, protein MTQAEEIKTSLVVVFERNDKVTPNGDAVLARRRFNGLRSDLEPQVVASIGQAIGNMLAGSYTHTEISRDFALLNA, encoded by the coding sequence ATGACACAAGCTGAGGAAATCAAAACCAGTCTAGTCGTCGTCTTCGAACGAAACGACAAGGTGACACCAAACGGGGACGCTGTTCTCGCCCGTCGCCGCTTTAACGGTCTGCGGTCGGATCTCGAACCGCAAGTCGTCGCATCCATCGGTCAAGCCATCGGCAATATGCTTGCCGGTTCGTACACACACACGGAAATCAGCCGTGACTTCGCTTTACTTAACGCTTAA
- a CDS encoding TrkA family potassium uptake protein has translation MVWLRFLRRMSFLKMRTLAYASFLFVFGVALIMYLAEPDTFGTYFRAVYWTMTTVVTVGYGDFFPNTDFGRFMTIFVFIFGIGIVGGLISKLVDGVQLIRNQKERGLLQVKETGHTLVFGYSRRSKHVIDELLETTDVILIDDLEREPFSHPRFHYVSGDPALDATLQRANIKKATRAIILADHSIPPALADGRTLLIAASIERANPNIYTIVEMMLEEHLDSFEQVKVDEVLLGDETVARMAILAAYHPGVSKVVTNLLTKDGDGMFSIPAKPEWQTFRDAFHVLLEDGVTILSDGKRLDLNRRLNEPIPPNTTLIVLCSEETAQRIGAL, from the coding sequence ATGGTCTGGTTACGATTTTTACGACGGATGTCTTTTTTAAAGATGCGAACGCTCGCCTATGCGTCGTTTCTGTTTGTATTCGGTGTCGCCCTGATCATGTATCTGGCGGAGCCGGACACGTTCGGAACTTACTTCCGGGCTGTCTACTGGACGATGACGACGGTCGTGACGGTCGGGTACGGGGACTTTTTCCCGAATACGGATTTCGGACGTTTCATGACGATTTTCGTCTTCATCTTCGGGATCGGGATCGTCGGGGGTTTGATTTCGAAACTCGTCGATGGTGTCCAACTGATTCGCAATCAAAAGGAAAGAGGGTTATTGCAAGTGAAAGAGACGGGACATACGTTAGTATTCGGCTACAGCCGGCGTTCGAAACACGTCATCGACGAGTTGCTTGAAACGACGGACGTCATCCTGATTGACGATCTTGAGCGGGAACCATTCAGTCATCCGCGGTTCCATTATGTCAGTGGTGATCCGGCGCTTGACGCGACATTACAGCGGGCGAACATCAAAAAAGCGACCCGGGCGATCATTCTCGCCGATCATTCGATTCCACCGGCACTTGCCGACGGCCGGACATTGTTGATTGCCGCGAGCATCGAACGGGCGAATCCAAACATCTATACGATCGTCGAGATGATGCTTGAGGAACATCTTGACAGCTTTGAACAGGTCAAAGTCGATGAAGTGCTGCTCGGTGACGAGACGGTCGCCCGTATGGCGATTCTTGCCGCGTATCATCCCGGCGTCTCGAAAGTCGTGACGAACCTGTTGACGAAGGACGGGGACGGCATGTTTTCGATTCCTGCGAAACCGGAGTGGCAAACGTTTCGGGACGCATTCCACGTCCTGCTCGAAGACGGGGTGACAATTTTGTCGGACGGTAAACGACTCGACTTGAACCGGCGGCTGAACGAACCGATTCCTCCGAATACGACGTTGATTGTCTTATGCAGTGAAGAGACGGCGCAGCGAATCGGGGCTTTATAA
- a CDS encoding S8 family serine peptidase, translated as MKKKLALLTFAVVVGLPTSAFANSQYVQYDPTFNEQQKQTWLAEQGLQEVRELKQDGFSLVEPLPHVDKEDVDADLIPVSVVEKATDSAQLQQTYLDQSRIPTYWKYSRGKSDVRVAVIDDAIDVNHSEFKNVIYKTTTISGIRKPDDHGTHVAGIVAAAEDGKGTVGVASGVKLIGADVFDGDFASSIDIGDGVLYAISQGADVINLSLGQYEYDPYMEAAIKKAEAKNIVVVSAAGNDGRNKLLFPASMKSVIAVGSVGTLGRASTFSNYGRGLNIMAPGEGVYSTMVGNKYGYLDGTSMATPIVSGVIALAKSKNPFITNSTLRSKLYVAAAKKTGDTSLHYGTGRLNAGMLATIPSPVSKVSVPSVLKPNQPFALYFDEYSNAKTLTRLYKDGKIVKTFTSEYLRNGTHKYTYALKEAGTYKLVFATSSGRHTRVTERVITVK; from the coding sequence ATGAAAAAGAAACTTGCACTACTCACATTTGCTGTCGTCGTAGGGTTACCTACTTCTGCGTTCGCTAATTCTCAATATGTGCAGTATGATCCGACATTTAACGAGCAACAAAAACAAACGTGGCTTGCGGAACAGGGGCTGCAGGAAGTCCGGGAGTTGAAGCAGGACGGGTTCTCACTCGTCGAACCGTTGCCGCATGTCGACAAAGAAGATGTCGATGCCGACCTGATTCCAGTCAGTGTCGTTGAAAAGGCGACGGATTCCGCGCAATTGCAGCAGACATATCTCGATCAATCGCGTATTCCTACTTACTGGAAGTACAGTCGCGGTAAATCCGATGTTCGTGTTGCGGTCATCGATGATGCGATTGATGTCAATCATTCCGAGTTTAAAAACGTCATCTATAAGACGACGACGATTTCCGGCATCCGGAAACCGGACGATCACGGGACGCATGTCGCGGGAATCGTTGCGGCGGCGGAAGACGGCAAAGGAACGGTCGGTGTCGCATCCGGTGTCAAACTGATCGGCGCCGACGTCTTTGATGGCGACTTCGCCAGTTCAATCGATATCGGGGACGGCGTATTGTATGCCATTTCCCAAGGCGCCGACGTAATCAACCTGTCGCTTGGTCAATACGAATACGATCCGTACATGGAAGCCGCGATTAAAAAGGCGGAAGCGAAAAATATCGTCGTCGTCAGTGCGGCCGGGAACGACGGACGCAATAAACTGTTATTCCCTGCTTCGATGAAATCCGTAATTGCCGTCGGTTCGGTCGGGACGCTCGGACGTGCCTCGACCTTCTCGAACTACGGTAGAGGGCTGAACATCATGGCACCGGGAGAAGGCGTTTATTCGACGATGGTCGGCAACAAGTACGGTTATCTCGACGGCACATCGATGGCGACACCGATCGTCAGCGGTGTCATTGCGCTTGCGAAATCGAAGAATCCGTTCATTACGAACAGTACGCTCCGCAGCAAGCTGTATGTGGCAGCGGCGAAAAAGACGGGAGATACGTCGCTGCATTACGGGACAGGCCGTCTGAATGCCGGGATGCTCGCAACGATTCCGTCACCGGTCTCGAAAGTGTCCGTCCCGTCCGTCTTAAAGCCTAATCAGCCGTTCGCGCTTTATTTTGATGAGTATTCAAACGCGAAGACGCTGACCCGCCTGTATAAGGACGGGAAAATCGTCAAGACGTTCACAAGTGAGTATTTGCGCAACGGCACGCATAAGTATACGTATGCCTTAAAAGAAGCAGGGACGTATAAACTCGTCTTTGCGACATCGAGCGGGCGTCATACACGTGTGACGGAGCGGGTCATCACCGTCAAATAA